From the genome of Penicillium oxalicum strain HP7-1 chromosome VII, whole genome shotgun sequence:
GTGCATACGGAGGAGCATACGAATCTCAGTGGCACCCGCACTGGTTCCTGGCTGGAGACGGAGTAAGTGATGATCCGAGATCTTAGCAGCCTCCAATCAAAGCTTCGATGGTTGTCCTGAAGATCCGAGGACACACGATGTGCTCTGAAAAGTCTCTGGTAGCTCTCGGTGATTGGCAGGCTAATAGAGCTTATGGACAGACTGATCTGCACGGGAACAACTGCTTTTTACATTGCCTTACCATATGATTGAATTGAGATCTGTTAACTGCTATCAAATGTCTCCGGGTCAGCATCAATGCGTGAGGAACTATGATAGCGCAGTACCCTATGGTCCAGTCTGGTTTAATtgtcccttccccctctATATGCGAGAGAGACGATGATTGCCTGGAGGAGAATCTCTGAATGATGATATCCGAGATATTTGTCATGACAAGGTTGCGATAAGCGCGTAGATAGGTCCATCATCCCGCAGTTTAACCATCGTTCCCGAATGAGGTGGTTCTCCTAATATCGTGTGACTGGAGCGTCTCCGCCCCAGATCCTCACAAGTTGACTGGATCATTTCCTTATCTGATCGTATCACAAGGTGAATATGACCCTGAAGAACCACAATGTCTCCCCCAAATTTGTGCTTAGTGCTTACTGCGTGCTGCTTACCAGTTCAACCCGATCTCCCACTAAGCTACCAGGGAGCTCGGTGGATCCCTTCCAGAGTGCCGCAGCTCAGATTCGTCCTGCCAATTGCAAAAAGAGCCGAATGCAGAGCTTTGGAGAAGCATGATGATTGTGGTGGTATGCTCTTCGGGCAAGGGACTGGTCAGTTCGAGTGTGGACGCCACGACCGTTAAATGTCCGCTTGATTCCCGGGGAATTTCCCCCACATCATCAAAGCTGACTTGTTTGCTTTGGAAGACCTCTGTGTACTCATGTCAGGTGATACTGGCTATTGTCACGGCGAGAAATAGTCTGATTTTGTGTATCACTAGAGATAAGCATTCCACTGAGCTGGACGTTTAGTTCCACCGTCCAGAAAATCTGGAGATCAGCCGGTCGGATCGCCTCATTAGGTGGGCGTTGACCCACATCTGTTCTGGCCGAGGTTGCCGGCTACTGATGTGATGGATGAAACTTGATAAGAAGTCGAGCAACCAGGACTGTAGAATGcttttttccatcctcatACATCCGTGGACTTGATTTCAGTTCAACCCTCGTCTCCTCGGTACCTTAGGTCCTCCTCCATCTGATAACAAGACCTAGCACTTTCGCAATTGGTCACCGACCAGTCCCACGCCATCATGTCCGAAATCAACGTCGCCGCCATCGTTACTCCCAAGCCGGAGAAATTCGAAGAGGTATGTGGATTTAAGCCAGTATTTGACCAGTATATCCCAAAAAATGGTTCTCTGATCCTCTCTTGTGTCTCCTAGGCTGCTGCCCTCATCACCGAGGTGATCCAAAAGGTGCAAGCGAACGAACCCGGCACTCTCCTCTACTCGGCCTTTCCGGTACAAGGTAAAAAGGAGATTGTGATTGTCGAACGGTATGTTTTGACCAATTTTGTCTCTTATCCAACCAGTGTCCTTTCGGTGGGATAAGTGTTTGTCCCAATCTTGAATCTCGACACTTTGCTCTCCCAAAATGAGGTTGAGCATtccaatctcctcttcctgcctctctctctctcgtttgCGTTCGCGTTGGACCTCGGCATCTCCATGCCAGTCCCCCAGTCCCCCGGTTAACTCTTCAGATGCAAACATGCACACAAACAGAGAATGTCCTATTCCAACACCATACTGACCGTGCTcaccctcttttcccttctctaGATACAAGGATCAAGCTGCGGTCAAGGCACACACCAAAACCCCATACTTCCGCGAGTTCTCGACCAAGATTGCGCCGTTGTTGGCCAAGCCTACCGACATTCGAGCGGGGTCATTCTTGAACGGCGCCCGGGGAGTTGCGCGGCTGTAAGCACAGGGTGGAACCGCCCGGCTACTCGATGACAAGATCTTTGTCCTGGCACATTCTTGGGGGGATGGCACCCATCTCCATGCAAGGCACCATGAGTTCTTGGAGGATGGAATGAGCCGCGGGCATGAGGGCAATCGACATCGGGCAGTCTTGTCTGTTGAACCTTTCGGTGGGCTTTGCTTTGCCTTGGCTGGAGGGCATGCTATGCATAGAATGAGGACCACGATGGATTTGAGCGTTACTCCATATTGGAATCGGTTTGTCAACACAACGGTTCAACTTGCCCTACTCTCTACCGATCATGGACTCGTCTTGTTCCGTCTGTATATTGATCAAAGTGAACTGCCGGGCTAGATAATCAGATGCACACCCCACAAGACAGTCCTGGGAAAATCCTTTTTTCAACCGAGAGATATCGATATCTCACACTCGATGGGGAGATAGACCATAGACTATCCATGGATATAAATAGCTTCCAACAGCGGCTAGGGAGCCGGGCTGTCCGCCCCATGCATGAAGGTGCTGAATAGGGCGGTCGAAGCCAATGAGCCAAAGACCCACCCGTGACGTTCACCACCCCAGCCTGAATATACTCTTTCTCGGTCAAGTGGCAGGCGTCCTCAGATCCCTCGTGATCAAATAGCCATGCGATGGGTGCAGCTGAAAGTCAATCTCAATTCAGGTGGTGATGCTCGAGTGCGAATATGTGCCTCCACACAGAACTCTGCAGACCAAGTCGCCCTGTGAGCAGGCCCGGGTTCGAGCTTGAGCTCTGGAGTGGAGGAGGTCAACCGGATTGTACGAGATGTGTTCATCTGTGTACAGTCCATATACTATACAAAATTCGAATAAGATTGCGGAAAAGTCCGTACAACGAGGTTCTCGGTAAACTTCTCGGTCAGACATGGCTCAACAACCCCCAAGGCAGGTTGAGATCTACTAATGCTTCAATATACAATTCCATCGCAAGCACGAGCCACGGCAGATTCATCCTCGCGGTCGCAAGAGGTTCGGATCGAAAGCCCGTACGTCTCCAAACTCTAGCTGACTTCAAGTTCCCGACTGGAGCGAGGCAGTTTCAACAATGGATGGCACATTCATCAGCAGCCCAGGGATGCTTGATGAGCTGTTGTTCCGGACCTGGCAGCGCGGATTGACCTCATTCTGTGTATCTATTCTGTTCGCTTCACGGAGTCGGCGATGATTCCACCTACTCTGGAGGCAAACCGGGACCTTTTCTCCTATAGGCTCTAGCTAGTATTACCTATCCATCGTAGAGAACGACTGGTCATCTTTGACTCGCAAACGGCACCGGTCACCCAATCAGTCTATCTGAAGGCTGAGAGCGGAGGTTCAGAGCGTCCGTGATCTCCAAAGAAATACAATCCACCTCTTTCACACTTGCCTGATCGACACATGCGTCGAACTTCACTTGAATCGAACAGTCGTAGGAAGAGTGGTTTCGCGGTCACGCTCAGCCCctcattttcttcccctcccccccatctttccatctttccatcttgGATTTTtaccttttctctctttttcttcctctctttctctctcactctctcactTTGTGTCCTCAATTTCTCGATCCGATCAATCCATCCTGGTTCGTCTCCACTCGtcctcctctgcctccccctctttcttccgcCCCTAGCTCCATCCCCAACGAACCATTTCCCCAAATCTCAAATCCTTCCACAAGCTCACACGCGTCTAgatttctctctttttgggaATCATCACCGGTGTTTTTTTaatttcttatttttttttacctgAGAGGAACCTTCCACCCATCCTCTCCTCCTGTCTCTTCTCCAAACCCCACTCCGCACGCCTGGAGATCTCTCATCTCGTTATCGATTGTCATTCGGACCGAGCGCCCGCCCCTTATCGCCCCCTTTTCGCGCTTTTTTGTGTACATATCTTCCCACAACCATGGCGACGGGTCCAGCGACGCAATCACTCAAGGTCAGCACGAGGAAGGAGGAAGCTCCGATCCGGAGGGAGAACAAgtccaagagcaagagcaagaggcTGACTTGAGTTCATCAACAGTGTGTGGTGACGGGTGACGGTGCGGTGGGCAAAGTATGTTTGAGAGTAGCCAGACACCATGGCTGatccccttctctcctcccccagcAATATCGCCGACTGGCTCGTATCCGGCTGTCGTTTGATCAAAGCTCAGAGAGCGAGTGCCGGCCAAGTTGAAAGAATCGTGGTAACTGACCGGCGGTTTCTGGCCACTCCCTAGACATGCCTGCTCATCTCCTACACGACAAATGCCTTTCCGGGAGAGTATATCCCGACTGTGtccgtctctcttctttcctgtCTCAAACAAAAACGACGAACCACTCTCGTCGAACATGCGCCTTACTGATGTTGAATTGGCTGCAGCTTTGACAACTACACGGCCAGTGTGATGGTGGATGGTCGACCCATCAGCTTGGGACTTTGGGATACCGCTGGACAGGAAGATTATGATCGTCTGAGACCGCTGTCGTACCCACAAACCGACGTCTTCTTGATCTGTTTCTCAATCGTCAGCCCTCCATCATTCGATAACGTGAAAGCCAAGGTAAGatgttctttcttctccctctctctgtaTGGTGCATCGACCGTAGTTCGGACCTGCACCGCGCCGGACCCTCGACCTGTGATCCCTGCCGCTTCATCCAAGTGCACCACTTCACAACCAGTCAAATATCGTTCAGTTCCTCTCTAACATGATTGTGATCTTCCAGTGGTTCCCCGAAATTGAACATCACGCGCCCAATGTCCCTATCATTTTGGTCGGTACCAAGCTCGACTTGCGTGATGACCGCGCCACAATCGAATCTCTGCGTGCTCGCAAGATGGAACCGGTTTCATACGAGCAGGCTTTGGCCGTCGCCAAGGAAATCCGTGCACACAAGTATCTGGAATGCTCAGCTCTGACCCAGCGCAACCTGAAGAGTGTCTTTGACGAAGCCATCCGGTGAGccattctttcttctttccccccctcgCCTTCTCCCGGCCTTGTCGCAACCCCCGCTTGAAGCGATGATCGCTCTTGCGGCGGGGGGAGCTCGCCCTCTGACCTGGCATGAATTGGAAACTCTAACGCTCCTTCGTTCTCCAGAGCCGTCCTCAACCCCCGTCCACTGGCAAAGTCtgggaaaaagaacaaaTGCATGATTTTGTAGAGGTGTCATATGCATGACTGCATGGGAGTcgatcttcctccccctccccacccTCCATTTTCACACTTCTCTTGCttgtgtttctctttttttttcccctttctccccctctcgTATGGTATAATGAGTAATACTACAGTTAATCACGGCGTCCAGGTTGCCAGGTCTGAGAAAAGCCCTGTTCTGTTTTGATAAAATCCATGGACTCGTTTGGGTGATATCAATTCCCCCGGCCATTCGTGTTTGATATTCTTTTGGTCCCTTTTTCCCGTACAAGACTGATCCTGAGCATCTCTCCCAAGTATGTTATTTTCTTTCCAATTTCGCGTCAGCCGGGACCCCTTCTGCCCCCTCCTACGTAGAGACTTGGTCCCTCGGCATTTCCGGCAGACTATGCGATTCACTCTGCTTTTCTCTCGGGGCAAACCTGGTGGTTTAAATTTCTTAGCCTAAAAATTATTTCTCTCGTGTCATGCGCTCCACACATAGTAATAGTCAACCATGTGAAGCACAAGCGTGGTATCTTCTATCGAAACAAAAACAATGGGTCCCAAACCGGGAATTGGAAGAACAGCAGAAATGGAGGAAAGGCAGGGAAAGTGTAGAAAGAAAGCACAATTGAAaaactttttttccctcccccaaTTCCAGCCAAAATGTATAGACAAGACGAGaaaaacacacacacacgaaaaaagaaagaaagaaagaaagaaagaagaaatcgcCTAGATCCGGCCCCGACGACTCGGGTGCATACCGGCGAAACGATCATTCTCGGCGTCCACGACCACGGCATTGGCGTCGGAAGCGGTGGCGTCGGAACGACCGGGCTTGCCCTTGTCGTGCCtgttcttgtccttcttgacGTCCTTGGCCTGGCGATGACGCTCCTCGTTGagtttttggtttttggcGACGATCTTGGCTTTGCGGTGTTCGGAATTAGAGCCACCACCGCCGGCGCTGTACAGGGAAACGAGTCCGTAGGTCAGTTGGGTTGTCAAGTGGGGTGTGGTTGGTGCCTTTGGATGAGGGCtctgaaatgaaaaagagagcagGGATGGGGCAAAACTCACGTCAATTCCACATTGATGCGACGAGGAGGGTACTTGCCATCGTCGAACATGGAGTGGTGGTATAACTTGAGGCATGTCTTCATGCGGTCATAGTTGTCGAACTCGATAAAGGCGAATCCGCGACACTTGGTCGGCGCCTCTTTCTTGGTTGCGACTCGGATGGAAGCAGGTGGGTTCTTTTCAAAGTGCTTGGTGAGAGATTCGAGGTTTGCAGAGTAAGGAAGGTTGCCTGTGAGTAGGAAAAGCTCAAATGGTTAGTCAattcttgctctctctctctctctctctttcttgattgCTCTCACGCTGGCGCATCCACGGAAGACTGCCCAGTTTCTGCGATCAAGAAATCAACCACGCCCTGGAAGCAAGCGACATACCAACGAAGCAAATGAAGCGAGAATTCTTTGACGAGCTTTGATGTTCTCCATCCGCATCGgccatctcctcatctgCATTTCCATCTCCGTTCTCCTTCACATTCTCGCCGGCGTCCTCCGTGacctgcttcttcttcttcttgtcgtGCTTGGCTTTCTTCGTGGCCTTTTCGGCAACATTGCTCTCGTCGTCCAGCTCAGCGGTCTCGGTGtcgcgcttcttcttctcctccttcttctccttcttatccttcttgtccttcttgtccttcttttccttcttctcggccttcgTGCTGTCTGACTTGGCCACTtgctccttctcttccttttcttccgtgacgctggtggtggcagcagcagcttcaactgccttttcagccttgcgcttctccttcttctccttcttttctttcttgtccttcttgtccttcttgtccttcttctccttcttcatcttcttgccTTCAGGAGCGACATCGTCGACCGGCGTGTCCTCGGCGAGCTTGCGCTTATCGGCCATTGTAAATTTTGAGTGTCTTGATCTTCGTGAGAAACAAGAGTGAAAACAAAAATCCAGAAAATCGAATGGGCTACCTTCAAAATGCACCAGGAATAAATCTTGCAGACTtggtagaaaaaaaaattaaatCACCAGCtcaacaaaaacaaaaaacgtTGCCGATTTCGCAAATTTGTATAATCGCCAAATGCCCGAGAAAAATTGGGCGGAGTCGGGGAAAAATGTCGATTCTGCCGTCCACTTTTCTAGGCGGTGGGCTCGTCCGTATCAGCCGCTCGCCAGATCGGGTAATCTGTTGATTTTCAAAGATAAACCCATGTACGTTTGATCTTTGGACAAAAGCTGGTTTGCTCTTCCCGTAATATTGGCATTTTAAATGATCAAGTCTGGAAATTTCCTCATAATAGTATGGTTGCAAGGGTTTCCTGGATTAAGGGCGAATCAACATGCGCGTAAGACGAGGCACTGTGTTCGGGTTACTGTTATACTCTCCAATTTATTTGAACGTTTCTCGAAAACCTTTTGGAATTAGGTAGGGTTGGGCCTTGGTCACCTACAAAGTTTTATTTCGGGCAAGATCACATGAATATGTAGTCACTCAGGGAGAAAAGTTTGATGCCGCCATGCCGAGCGACCTTCGTCGCTTTAACCCATGCATGATAAGGCGAAGTCACTGGCCTGTTGCGGGATTCGATGTAAATGGCGTGGACGACGAGTGTTCTATACTGACCTCATTCAATCATGCGCAGTGAATTTGGTTGGAGAATTTGCTATCGATAGTGACATGATCAAATTCCGCTGTACAAAACAATAATCGCATTCCAACCGGAAGCCAGTAACGCCCGCCATGAGAAATATACATATATAGAAAAACTTTTGCTCCCAAGACATCTCGACCCGTAGATATCTAGAATACAAGAATCTGCACCTTATTCTTCGAAGCGCCATATCTGTCACGCAATTCTGGTCGTGTCAAAAGCTTCAGAAGAGGGAAATGTGTCTCCTTCATGTCGAAAATCCCACGCTGCTTCTGATCGATATGAGATCCGTCGATGACGATGCGCTGTAACTCATCCAGCTTCAGGGAACCTACTCGGAAGAAGTGTTAAAAAGAATATGGGACAGAGTCGGCGGCTGATGGAGGGAAACAGCAAAACATACCACACTCAATCAAATCTGATATTCTAGCCGGGGTACCAGCGCCAATTCCAGTCCTATAAAAATCGATTAGAAAAGGTTCAAGAGTTTGCTGTAAGGGCTATGAAGACGAATGTGACATACCGCGCACGCTCAAGGAACTGCTTGGCCTCTTCCAACTTGATGTGCTTGGCAAATAATTTGCCAACAATGGACTCTTTCGTTTGAAAGCTTCGAAGTGCTCTGTTTCAATGGCGAATTAGTCTCACGTTAgcccaaaaaaacaagaagagagagccTTGGGATATCCGGCGCATAGGACTAGTGTGTCGCACCTGACAACATCTGCAGCTCTGAGTGCAGCGGCAGAAATAACCAATGTATGCGGAGTTCCTTTCTGCTCCGATGCTTTTGCAAGGTCGGCGCCCTTGGGGCTGAATGACTTGAGGTAGCTGGGAAGCTTTTCCAGATTCCGTGGCTCGGCAAACGACGTTGTGTCGAGGAAAGCAGAGTCTAATCATCGTGTAAGCAAGATGTAAATGAAATTTAAACCGAGtgaaagacaaaaaacaGCTCAGCTCAAGGGTACATACCTGGAACAGAAAGATCACCCAATTCCACGGCTGAAAGCTCCTTGTCGAGCTTTTGCGCTCGTTGAGCAAAGTAGTCGGCCAACAACCGCCCGTCCATTTTGCCAATGGATTCGTCAATCCCGCTCTTCCGATCTTGCGACTTGACATCCTGCTCGGACTGCGCCTTGTTCTTCttattcttcttgcgcttcttcttgcccgaCCCTTCTCCGCCGGCGGTCGAGTCTGCTGCGGGTGCGGGTTCGGGCTTGTCCTCCTTCGTCGTTTCCTCGGCCTgacgcttgcgcttcttgtcGAGCTTGGCCGAAAGGCCTTGTGGAGCTTTGCTGTCAGCCATAGTGTCTAAGATTGAAAATTCCGTGCTGTAATGGAAGAGCTTGACTTGATTAGCACCTCTCCAAGATTTCGTACATCAACCgtcgcaaaaaaaaagaccggGCCGATAAAAGAGGGCTGATTAAGCAGCTGTCTATCGATAAGAATTGTCCAATCAGAGCCGGGCCCGCATGTTATTGCGAAGACGCGCCGCTCTTCTCCAACTGCTCTCCCATTTTCAATCGAGCAAGTCCCTGCCCTCGTACCCCGAGGAGCTCTTCATTTCCAGCTTGATACAACGAACCGAGGCGGAAAGCATTCGGTCGCTGCtgaagggaaggggagacGACTAGCCTCCCTCATCACAATGTCTACCCCGAAGGCGCGCAACCGCCGATCAACGGCCAACCCTAATCTTGGGACAAGCACACCCTCCGGTGAGACCACCTTGACCGGGGTAAGTAGAAAAATTCGGTGACATGGCCGAGCGTCAAAGCGTCGAGTACTTATGGATCGAGACAGCTACAACGACTTCCAAGTCACACGCGCTATCCGCTCACACCCAGCCGCCTCATTACCACATTGACCCCTCCGCGCAACGATCAGCATCCCGATATACACCCCGAGCCAGAGCCTCAGCAGCACCATCGACGCCCTATGGATTGCGCGCGCGACAACAAAGAGCCGCTAATACTCCAGGGCGCGATCGCCGGCGAAGCGGCCGAGTACAACGGGAGACCACTTTTGACATTTTACGGAACTTAGGACGAAGTAGGTGGTTTCTG
Proteins encoded in this window:
- a CDS encoding Protein CMS1, whose product is MADSKAPQGLSAKLDKKRKRQAEETTKEDKPEPAPAADSTAGGEGSGKKKRKKNKKNKAQSEQDVKSQDRKSGIDESIGKMDGRLLADYFAQRAQKLDKELSAVELGDLSVPDSAFLDTTSFAEPRNLEKLPSYLKSFSPKGADLAKASEQKGTPHTLVISAAALRAADVVRALRSFQTKESIVGKLFAKHIKLEEAKQFLERARTGIGAGTPARISDLIECGSLKLDELQRIVIDGSHIDQKQRGIFDMKETHFPLLKLLTRPELRDRYGASKNKVQILVF
- a CDS encoding Ras-related C3 botulinum toxin substrate 1, which codes for MSEINVAAIVTPKPEKFEEAAALITEVIQKVQANEPGTLLYSAFPVQGKKEIVIVERYKDQAAVKAHTKTPYFREFSTKIAPLLAKPTDIRAGSFLNGARGVARLFDNYTASVMVDGRPISLGLWDTAGQEDYDRLRPLSYPQTDVFLICFSIVSPPSFDNVKAKWFPEIEHHAPNVPIILVGTKLDLRDDRATIESLRARKMEPVSYEQALAVAKEIRAHKYLECSALTQRNLKSVFDEAIR